Proteins encoded in a region of the Quercus lobata isolate SW786 chromosome 8, ValleyOak3.0 Primary Assembly, whole genome shotgun sequence genome:
- the LOC115954783 gene encoding UDP-N-acetylglucosamine transferase subunit ALG14-like produces MEKGNGCCFSIMASSATIIIFLIGITLVVCRVLYAMYWSSKPLRKRAPQPVSTLVVLGSGGHTAEMLNLLSVLQKDRFSPRIYIAAATDNMSLQKARLFENSLADETGVRAVKTAQFLQIYRSREVGQSYITSVWTTLLAIVHALQLMIKIRPQVIICNGPGTCIPLCAIAFLFKVIGIRWSSIFYVESIARVKRLSLSGLLLYKLRIADEFFVQWPQLQRKYPRAHYVGCLM; encoded by the exons ATGGAGAAAGGAAATGGATGTTGCTTCTCCATTATGGCTTCAAGTGCTACCattataatttttctcattgGTATCACCTTAGTCGTGTGTCGTGTCCTCTATGCTATGTATTGGAGCAGCAAACCTCTTCGCAAAAGAGCTCCACAACCTGTCAGTACCCTCGTTGTTTTAGGTTCAG GGGGTCACACTGCCGAGATGCTTAATCTCTTGTCTGTGCTGCAGAAAGACAGGTTTTCTCCCAGAATCTACATTGCTGCTGCTACTGACAATATGAGTCTCCAAAAAGCTCGTTTGTTTGAGAATTCCCTTGCTGATGAG ACCGGAGTCAGGGCAGTAAAGACTGCACAATTCTTGCAGATATATCGAAGTAGGGAGGTTGGTCAATCATATATAACTTCTGTTTGGACAACTCTACTTGCTATTGTTCATGCCCTTCAACTAATGATTAAAATCCGACCCCAAGTG ATTATATGCAATGGGCCTGGCACTTGTATTCCACTATGTGCAATCGCATTCTTATTTAAG GTAATAGGAATTAGATGGTCATCTATCTTTTATGTTGAGAGTATAGCAAGGGTGAAAAGGCTGTCTTTAAGTGGTTTGCTTCTTTATAAGTTACGAATAGCTGATGAGTTTTTTGTGCAATGGCCACAACTACAGAGAAAATATCCCCGAGCTCACTATGTTGGTTGTCTCATGTAG